TTTGAGTAAGTATTCAAAAATGGGGGCGAAAAAATCATAGCCTTGTTGGTTTTGTAAGTTTAAAAAAGCTTGTTTGAAATTAAAATTTTTGAGTTTGTCTAACAAAGCTCTTGTAAAATTAGCCCTTTTAGACTCTTCATTAATGTATTGTGAGACGCTTTCAAATAAAGCGATAGTGGTTTTATCCGTGCTTTTGGTGTTAAAAAGTTCGGCATTATTGCTAGAAATGCGATTGAAAATAGCATCTAGCTTTAGGTGTAAATCGTTATCGTTAAAATGTTTTTCAAAAAGATAGCTTAAAAGCTCATCATAAGCGAGTTTGGGGAGTTTGTTATCGTCTAAGTTAAGGAAAAAATTTTCTTTTTCTTCCTCGTTAAAGTCTTTGTAATCTCGTATCGTTTGGTTGGGGAATTCTTGTTCAAAAAAGAATTCAAACTTATCGCATAAGAATTTATACAAAAAGCATTGCGTGATGATCTTGTATTCGTTGCCATCGTTCCCTAAACCAAAACTCGTGCAAATGACTTTTAAATCATCAATGAGGCTTAGGGTGTCTTGTTTGATTTGCAATAAAGCGTTATTAGGCATTCAAATTTCCTTGATGGTGGTTTTGCGTGAGTTCGTTAAAAAGGGTTTGAGTAATAAATTCTTTTTCTTTTTCTAAATCTTTTAAGGAGGGGTATTCTTTGAAAGCGTCCCTTAATTCTACTTTTATGGCATTTTTTAGGGTGGTTTCTTCGTTTAAGATTTCTTGACGCTTAGAAATGCGCGCATCAAGAGCTTTTTTGAGCGCGCTTAAAAGCGTGAAAATTCCCTTAGAAATGTTTTCTTCCATGAAGCGATTGTGAAGTCGCTTATGCGTGATCACATAAGCTCGATCATTGTTGTATTTATTTAATAAGTGGGTGGTTTGCTCCTTATGTTGTTTTAGTTGTGAAATGATTACGCTGTAGGAATGAGAAATTCCATCAAAATTATCATTGGTTAGGGGTTCTTGGATCAGTTTTGAAAGATCTTTAGAAATCTTTTGGATTTCTTTGTCTTGTTTGTCCGGGATTTTTTCTAACATCTCTTTAGCTTGCTTGTATTTAGCGCTAATCTCTTCTTTTTCTTTAAAGCGTAATTCTTTGCTTTCTTTAAATTCTATTTTAAAGTCTAAAAGAGCGATGAGGTCTTCTAAAATCATTAAATCGTTTGGGTTTTTAGGCTCATTGATATTTTTTAACGCATGGAGTTGTTTGGCTTTTTTACTGAGCATTGAAGAGATTTTGCTGATCTTTTCAATATCAATTTTTTCTTTTAGTGAAAGGATTTTTTCATCGCTAGAAGTGCGGATTAAATTGTAGTTTATTTTAAGCGTGTTAATGGCTTGTGAGACTTTTAAAAGCTCGTTCATTCCGCTGATACTGACAATGGTGCTAGTCATGTCCTCTACATCATCAATGGGGTAATCAAAAAGATCATCATAGGCGTTTTTAATGTCTTTTTCTAAAACCTTGCGATCCGCAAACATGTCTTTGAGATTATCTTTGATATTAAAATCGCTTTGATTGAATTGGTTTAACTCTTTCAAATAATCATCAGTCGTTTTGTCATAATTTTCTTTAATCCCTACAAAATCTATAAGGTAGCCAAAAGACATGTTTTTATAGGGGCGATTCACTCTGGCTAGGGCTTGGAGCAAATTGTGATCTTTTAATTCTCTGTGGATATAAAGGCGTTTGAGATTGGGTAAATCAAAGCCGGTTAAAAGCATGTTAAACACAAAGACTATATCCGTATCTTCATGTTTGAAAGAATAAATCTTTTCTTTGACTTCTTGTTCGTCATGCAAAATAAGACTGGATTGGAGTTGTTTTAAAATTTTTAAGTTAGGGTTTTCTTGTAAGACTTTTTCTTGGATTTCATTAAAAAATAAATTAGCTAACTTGGCTTGGGCGCTTGAAAAACAAATTACCATAGCCTTTAAATTTTCATCATTATTTACACGCCTGAAATTCAATAAATCTCTGATGATATAATAGAGCATTTCTTTAATGTATCTTTCATGATTAAAAATCGTTTCTTTTTTAACCTCTGTATTTTCAATAGTGATGCTTTCTTGTAAAAGGCGATAGATTTCTTGTAGTTTTTCTTTGTAGCTCTTTTCAATGCTTTCTAACTGGAGTTTTAGGGTGTGTTTGTCTTTAATGGATTCTGTATAAGAATAGGTGTGCAAGTAGTTGCCAAAAGTGTTTTTAGTGGCTTTATCTTGCGCGTTGTATTCTAATAGGGGCGTGCCTGTGAGGGCGATTTTGATTGCTGTCTTGTCGCATTCTATCAAATTAGCGTAAAAGCAACCTTTAGGATCATAGCTCCTGTGGGCTTCATCTATGATAAACACCCTTTGTAAATTGCGGCTATCTTTTGTCGCTTCTTGTAATTCTGTTTTAGAAACAATTTCTTTAGGAGTGCTGGAAGGGTCTTCATTGGGGGCTTTTTCTTCATTGGGGGCTTTTTCTTCATTGGGGGCTTTGAATTTTTGGATATTCACAACGATGATTTCATTATTCCCTTGAGGGCCTTCAAAAACGCTAGAGTTTTTTAATTTTTGGCTCAAATCCTCTTTATTTTCTGCCTCATGCACACAAAGGCCTCTTTTTGAAAACTCGTTTTTGGCTTGTTCTAATAAATCTAGTCTGTCCACAATAAAATAAAATTTAGTCTTTTTGTTTAGCGGGCTAAAAAAGTCTCTGATGAGTTTGGTTAAATGGTAGGTTAAGGCGGTTTTACCGCTGCCTTGCGTGTGCCAGATGATGCCTTTTAGGGGATCTTTTGGGTTCGTTTCATAATGCTTTTGCAATTCTTTTAAAACATTCAAGCTCGCAAACATCTGCGCATAACGCCAAATGTGTTTTTTAAACTCTGATTTTTCTTTTAAGAAACTGATGCCGTATTTTAGGATAAAGCAAAGCCTTTTGTGAGAGCAAAACGAAGTTAAAAGGGAGTTTGTGGGGGTGTCTTTGGGGCTTTTTGGGGTGTCGGCGTCTTTAAGGTTGAATTCGTTTAAGACGCGTTTTTGAATTTCTTCAAGCGATCGATGGTTTTGATGGTTTTGATCATTTTCGGGGGGGGGGGGGGTAATATCTAGCTTATTGGCTTCAACAAAGCGTTGGAAAATAGGCGAATAAGAAGCGCTATAAAACGCGCCTTGATCGGGGTTGTTTCCATCATAGGGTGAGTTATCGCTAAAGAGCCAGATTTGTGCGAGGTTATAAAAAACTTTATTTTCAGGGTTTTCGTAGCGTTTGATATGGCGATCTTTTTCCTCTTTAATGCCTTGTCCGGCTAAAGGCTGCTTAACTTCTATATTCACCAAAGGCAAGCCGTTGATAAAAAGGGTGATGTCAGTTCTTAGGGATTTGTAGGGTAATTCAGCCATCATTTCATAAAGATTGTTGTTAGGGTTATCAAAGTCTATGATTTGATGCTCGCTTTTGAGCAAGTATTCATAAAAGCTTTTGCCTAAATCATCGTCATTCAAGCGTTTTTTCATTTCAGCAAGAACATCTTTTGCGTTTTTAGTGGGGTTAGGGTTCAATCGCTCAAAGGCTTGAGTGAAACTATCGGTTAAAATATTGGTGGCGGTGTCTAATTTAGGCTTATTTTTAGTAGGGATAAAATCATAGCCCAACTTGGCTAAATGCATTAAGGCAGGGACTTGAACCCTTGTGATTTCATTGTATGGCATGCACACCCCTTTGATTTAAGGTTGTTATTATAGTGTAAAAATAAAAATCATGGTTGTTTGAGTTGCCTTTGCAATAACAAACAAGCTTTTTTAAGGAATTGTTTTAAGGTGTTTTGAGAGTGGTTGATAAAATGCGTAAGCTCATTTTCTTTGAGGTGCAATGAAACGATTAAGACGCTTTGTAAAATATGAGCGACACTTCCTTCAAATAAAATGCCTATAGTGGGGGTTTTAGCGCTGGCTGTTTGGCAAAACCCGTTCAAATTATCCACCCATTCAAATATTTCTTGCTTGGTTTGACAAGGCGTGTTTAAATATTTTAAAAAATCCTCTTTAAAATTCATCAGATTTTTTTGTAAATTGTTTAAATCCTTAGCATGGTTATTGGGGGGATTAAACATGCTTTTAATGCGAGCGATAGCGTCTTGTTTGTTGGTTTGTTTCAATTTCACTTGAGAGTAATTGAGGCTAACAGCATGCTTGATTTTAGCCCCATAGCTTAAATTATAGACTTTTTTAGGCTGGTAATGATAAAGGGCTTCTTCAATCCTTTCTTTAGAGAGCAAAAAGAGCGAGTCGCTAAAAGTTTCATAACCTTTAAAATTACCCTCTATGCTGATTAAAGATGAGGTGTCAATCTCTTTTTCATCTCCATAATAGGAATTTTTAGCGTGCTTTTTAAACCCTTTAATATAAGCGCAATCTAAAGCGCACAAATAGATTTCATCGCTCATCAAACCCGCTAAAGCCACCCCGGCATTGCCCACAAAAGGCGCTGCGTATTCTATACTTAAAGGGCTTATATACGCGCAAGCGCTCCCCCCACGCATAAACATCAACGCTTCTTTAGCCACATTAAAAGCGTTAGGATTGAGCATGTTAGCCCCCATTAAGGGGGTGTCTTCTAGGGGGGCGTTTTCTAAAACCTCCTTAAGATAGTCTATGCGCTCCACTTCTATTTGAAAATCCACTTTAACGCCATGCGCTTTTAAAGGCTTTAAAGCGGTTCCGCATGAAAAAATAATGAAATTTTTTTCATTTTCTTTTAAAAAATCTAACAATAAATCTAGGCTTGGCCCATTACCCACCACGCAAATGGGGGCGTTGATTTTTTTGGGTTTGGTTTTTAGGGTTTGATATAGAGGTAAATTTTTAAGCGTGTTCTTTAGCCCTAGCAATTCGTCTTCAAAACTCCCCCAACCCCTTAAGGCTTGTTTGTAATAGCTTTGAATATTTTCTCGCATGCGCATATTGAAAGCGCTTTTATAGGGCATGATTTCTAATTTTAAAAAAGAATGCGTAACAGGGCGTTTCAAAAAATCCATTTTCAATTCATTAGGGTTAAAAAACCCTTGAATAAAGAGTTTAGCCCCTTTTTTAATTAAATCTTCATAACGCGCAAAATAGCAACTGATCTTAAACAAGTCTAAATTTTCTTCAAACAAATAAAGCGAATGGAAGCGGTAATTTTGAGCCTGTAAAATCGCTAAAAACAAGCCGTCTAAAACGCCATAAATCATGGTGGGGGGTAAGAATTTCTTTAAAGAGCAAGGCGTTTGATGATTATCTAAAAAATTTAAGATCGCATGCGTGGCTTTAAGGGTTAGGGGGAGTTTGTGGTTGTTTTGAGTTTTTAAATAATGTAAAGAGAGGCGGTTATTGTCTAATGACCATCTGGGGTTATTCAAGGGGTTAGAAGCCATGCTGAAAGCGGTTTCTATCATTTGATGTTTAGGGTAGCTTAAAGCGTTTGTAGGCGTGTGTAAGAGATTGAAATGATTTTTTTCAAAAAGCAATTGGTAATTTTTAAAAGGCGTATTGAGGGCGTTAAACAGATTGGGGTGATAAGATTTGAAAAAAACTAAATTGTCCCTAAAGCGCTTTGAAATTTCTTTTTCTAAAAAGGGCGCATCAAAAGATTCTAGGGCTTTTAAAAAGGGCATTCAATAGCCTTTTTCATCACACCCCTATGAGTCTTTTAAATCTTTTTCTAAGATTTGGGAAGCGAGGGCGATTTTTTTCAAAGAGATAAAATCTTGTTCGCTGTAGCGTTTGTTGTCATTCATTTTATGGTAGTAGGGAGCGCTTAAATCCAAAGCTTTTTCCTCTAAATCTTGCTTGGTGGTGTGGGTTTGGATTTCAAAAAGACTTTTTGCTTCTTCTAAAGACATAGGGATTTCTATTGCATTGAAGCGTTCAAAATTATCATAAAGCTCGTTAAAATCCTGATTGTCTATCTGCAAAAACGCCCCCACATCTAAAAACAATTCTTTTTCTTTGCTATCCAAAATCCCATCAGCATAGGCTAATAACATGAGAAATTCCACTAATTTCAGGCGTTTGGTGTATTCCCCATGCGTGTGGTCGGCGATTTCTTGGCATAAGGATTCAAAATTTTCTTTTTTATCCACAGGCTCATTGAGAAGCTCTTTGGCTAAATTTTGCTGTTCGCTATTTAAGGGCTGCTCTAATTCATTGATAAAAAGCGTCCTTAAGGCGTTATCCAAAGCGTTTTTTTGAATGTCTAAAAACTTTAAAAGACGCATATACGCGCCTATTTGGGTTTGCTTGAATTTGTCTAGGGGGCTAGATTGCACCAACAAATAGGGGTCATTTTTCAAGTCGTATTCTTCGGTTTTGGTTTTAGGGTTTAGGGGGTTTTTCAAATATTCTTTGAGGGTGTTGTAAAAATAAAACAACACAACCGCCGCAACAATTAATAAAATGATTTCCATTTTTTTCCTTTATGAGTATTTTTTCATTTGTTCTTTAAGGTCTTGTTTTTGCCTGCTCTCTCGCTCTTTTTTGGCTTGATAAAGACGCATTTGCTCTTCTTTTTGCTTGTCTTGTAAGATCATTTTCCTCTCATGGTTTTTTTTAAGCCGTTCTATGTATTCTTCTCGTTTTTCTGGGTCTTGGAAACTCACAGGGCGGATGAAAAAAACAAACAAAATCAACACAAAAATCCCTATGGCGACAACCTCAGAGCCTTCGCCATTGAAAGCATACCAAAGCCCTCCCATGAAAGAAGCAAAAGCGAGTTTTAAAAAAGCGTTCATTTTAAATGAAAGTAACTTTATGATAATGCGTATCAAGCCCTAGAGCTTGCTTATCTTTTTCCCCCATAGCCATCAATGCGATTTGGGGCAGTAATAAAGTGGGGGTGTTGTCATTATCTCTTTTATAAATTTTTGAA
This is a stretch of genomic DNA from Helicobacter pylori. It encodes these proteins:
- a CDS encoding type I restriction endonuclease subunit R — encoded protein: MPYNEITRVQVPALMHLAKLGYDFIPTKNKPKLDTATNILTDSFTQAFERLNPNPTKNAKDVLAEMKKRLNDDDLGKSFYEYLLKSEHQIIDFDNPNNNLYEMMAELPYKSLRTDITLFINGLPLVNIEVKQPLAGQGIKEEKDRHIKRYENPENKVFYNLAQIWLFSDNSPYDGNNPDQGAFYSASYSPIFQRFVEANKLDITPPPPENDQNHQNHRSLEEIQKRVLNEFNLKDADTPKSPKDTPTNSLLTSFCSHKRLCFILKYGISFLKEKSEFKKHIWRYAQMFASLNVLKELQKHYETNPKDPLKGIIWHTQGSGKTALTYHLTKLIRDFFSPLNKKTKFYFIVDRLDLLEQAKNEFSKRGLCVHEAENKEDLSQKLKNSSVFEGPQGNNEIIVVNIQKFKAPNEEKAPNEEKAPNEDPSSTPKEIVSKTELQEATKDSRNLQRVFIIDEAHRSYDPKGCFYANLIECDKTAIKIALTGTPLLEYNAQDKATKNTFGNYLHTYSYTESIKDKHTLKLQLESIEKSYKEKLQEIYRLLQESITIENTEVKKETIFNHERYIKEMLYYIIRDLLNFRRVNNDENLKAMVICFSSAQAKLANLFFNEIQEKVLQENPNLKILKQLQSSLILHDEQEVKEKIYSFKHEDTDIVFVFNMLLTGFDLPNLKRLYIHRELKDHNLLQALARVNRPYKNMSFGYLIDFVGIKENYDKTTDDYLKELNQFNQSDFNIKDNLKDMFADRKVLEKDIKNAYDDLFDYPIDDVEDMTSTIVSISGMNELLKVSQAINTLKINYNLIRTSSDEKILSLKEKIDIEKISKISSMLSKKAKQLHALKNINEPKNPNDLMILEDLIALLDFKIEFKESKELRFKEKEEISAKYKQAKEMLEKIPDKQDKEIQKISKDLSKLIQEPLTNDNFDGISHSYSVIISQLKQHKEQTTHLLNKYNNDRAYVITHKRLHNRFMEENISKGIFTLLSALKKALDARISKRQEILNEETTLKNAIKVELRDAFKEYPSLKDLEKEKEFITQTLFNELTQNHHQGNLNA
- a CDS encoding tellurite resistance TerB family protein, whose protein sequence is MEIILLIVAAVVLFYFYNTLKEYLKNPLNPKTKTEEYDLKNDPYLLVQSSPLDKFKQTQIGAYMRLLKFLDIQKNALDNALRTLFINELEQPLNSEQQNLAKELLNEPVDKKENFESLCQEIADHTHGEYTKRLKLVEFLMLLAYADGILDSKEKELFLDVGAFLQIDNQDFNELYDNFERFNAIEIPMSLEEAKSLFEIQTHTTKQDLEEKALDLSAPYYHKMNDNKRYSEQDFISLKKIALASQILEKDLKDS
- a CDS encoding DUF115 domain-containing protein → MPFLKALESFDAPFLEKEISKRFRDNLVFFKSYHPNLFNALNTPFKNYQLLFEKNHFNLLHTPTNALSYPKHQMIETAFSMASNPLNNPRWSLDNNRLSLHYLKTQNNHKLPLTLKATHAILNFLDNHQTPCSLKKFLPPTMIYGVLDGLFLAILQAQNYRFHSLYLFEENLDLFKISCYFARYEDLIKKGAKLFIQGFFNPNELKMDFLKRPVTHSFLKLEIMPYKSAFNMRMRENIQSYYKQALRGWGSFEDELLGLKNTLKNLPLYQTLKTKPKKINAPICVVGNGPSLDLLLDFLKENEKNFIIFSCGTALKPLKAHGVKVDFQIEVERIDYLKEVLENAPLEDTPLMGANMLNPNAFNVAKEALMFMRGGSACAYISPLSIEYAAPFVGNAGVALAGLMSDEIYLCALDCAYIKGFKKHAKNSYYGDEKEIDTSSLISIEGNFKGYETFSDSLFLLSKERIEEALYHYQPKKVYNLSYGAKIKHAVSLNYSQVKLKQTNKQDAIARIKSMFNPPNNHAKDLNNLQKNLMNFKEDFLKYLNTPCQTKQEIFEWVDNLNGFCQTASAKTPTIGILFEGSVAHILQSVLIVSLHLKENELTHFINHSQNTLKQFLKKACLLLQRQLKQP